CGGCGCGCCCGACATGCTTGCTTGGGACGACCGCAATGAGCACCGAGACCCGCCCGATCATCGCGCTTCTGCCCGGCGACTGCACGGGCATCGGTCCGGAGCAGACAGCGCGCATCCTGCACGACGGGCGCATGGCGGACGCGGCGAGGCTGGTCTTCCTCGGCGACCGCCGGGTGCTGGAGCAAGGCATGCGCCATGCCGGGGTGACGGTCGCGTGCGACTGGATCGAGCGCCCCGCGGCGGCCGACTGGTCGCGCCCGGCCGTGCCGGCGATCGACCTCGGCACGATCGACCCCGGACGCTTCCCGGTCGGCCGGGTCAGCGCCGAATCCGGCCGCCTGACCGGCGACAGCCTGGCTCATGCGATCGACCTCGCGCTGGCCGGCGAGGTCGAGGCCATCACCTTCGCGCCGCTCAACAAGAGGGCGCTGTTCGACGGTGGCTGGCGCTTTCCCGACGAGCACAAGCTGTTCGCCGACCGGCTCGGCCATCAGGGCTATTTCAGCGAGATGAACGTGCTGGACGGCCAGTGGATGTCACGGGTCACCGGCCATCTGTCGCTTCGCGAGGCGCTCGACGCGATCACCGCCGAGACCATCGCGGACGCCATCCGTCTCGCGGACCGCACGATGCGCAGGGCGGGCATCGCCAGGCCCAGGATCGCCGTCGCCGCGCTCAACCCGCATGCCGGGGAGGGCGGGCTGTTCGGGCGCGAGGAGATCGAGCTGATCCGTCCGACCGTCGAGGCGGTCGCTTCGACCGGCATCGACTGCCACGGGCCGTTCCCGGCGGACACGATCTATCTCAAGGCGTTCGCCGGCGCCTATGACGGGGTCGTCGCCATGTATCACGACCAGGGCCAGATCGCGACCAAGCTCAAGGGCTTCAACAAGGGCGTGACCGTCACCGCCGGGCTCGACACGGTGTTCACCACGCCGTCGCACGGCGTGGCCTATGACATCGCCGGCAAGGGCATCGCCGACACCGGCGCCTTCGAGGCGGCCATCCGGCTGGCCGGCCGCCTCGCCGGACGCTAGGTCGAGGAGGGGCTGGCGCAGGAGCCGGTCGGGAGCTTGCCCGAAGCGCAGTCCTGCTTCCACTGCTCGAACAGGGCCTGCTCCTTGAGCTTCTTGTCGACCTCGGCCTTCTGGATCTGGCTCTGCTTCTCGTAGGCGAGCTGGCGCTGGGTCGCCTCATCGGCGGCCTGCTGCTGTGCGGTTGACGCGCGCTGCTGCCTCGGCGCGTCGACATATTTGTCGCCGGCCATGCCGCCAAGGACGGCGCCGCCGACCATGGCCGCGGCCTGAACGAAGGGCGAGCCGTTATGGGCCAGCGCGCCGCCGAGCAGGGCGCCGCCGGCCGCGCCGCCATAGGTGCCGAGGCCGAACTGGCCGTCGTCACCGGAATCGGCACAGCCGGCCAAGCCGAGGCCGCCAGCCAGGAGCAAGGCCAGGCCGGCGGTTCGCGACATGCGACGGACGGTCATTGCGCGGGTCCTTCCATGATCACCTCGTCGAGCTCGAGCACGTTGTCGTCGTTGACGTCCAGCGCCTGGAACTGGTCGAGCTTGAAAGCGCGAACCTCCTCGAAGGAGAGCTCGCCGTCTCCGTCGTCGTCGACCTGCGCCGCGTGCGACTGGACACCGGCCGGCAGCTCGGTGATGACGACGACCTCGTCGCCGTCGTCGTCATGGCCAACGAAGGCCGTGATCGTATCGGCCGCGAATTCGGCCTCGTCGATCGCGCCGTCGCCGTTGGTGTCGGCCGCGGCGAAGGCGGCTCGCTGCTCGTCCTCGGTCAGGACCGACTGCGCCAGGACGGGCGTGGCCAACACGGCCAGAACAGCCCCGGCGAGAACCGTATTCCGCACGCTCGTCTCCCTTTGCTCTGTCTTACGCGATCATGACGTCGGTGGCGCTCAGGCGGGCGACGTCCTCGATGACTAAGCTGCCGCCGCCCAACGCGACCGTCAGGCCCCGGTCGTCGATGACGATATCCTTCACGATCTGGTCGAAGCTCGTCAACGCGGAGCCGTCCTTGGCGCTCGCCTGGTAGAATTTCAGCCGATCGACGCCCGCCTCGAAATCCCGGACGACATCGTCACCCGGCGCGTCGCCGTAGACCTCGAAGATGTCCGCGCCCTCGCCGCCCACGAGGATGTCGTTGCCATCGCCGCCCGAGACGAGATCGTCGCCGTCGCCGCCATACAAGGTGTCGTCGCCGTCCTGACCATAGAGACGGTCATGGCCGGCATCGCCCTTGAGGGTGTCGTCGCCATCGCCGCCGCACAGGACATCGTCGGCCTGGAAGCCGCGGATCACGTCGTCGCCGGCGCGTCCGTCGATCAGGTTGCCGGCGGCCGTGCCGGCGATCCTGTCATTGCCCGCGCCGCCATACGCATCGGTGATCTTGGTGGCCTGACCGATGCGCAGCTCGCCGTCCGCGACCTCGCTCCGGCTGCCGACCCGCATGTCGAGATGCAGGTCGGCGGTGACCATCGAGGCGTTGATCGTGTTGTTGCCGCCGTCAAGGTCGCGCAGGCCTTCCCGACTCGCATCGTCCGCCGTCAGCTTGCCGAACGCGTCGGTGAAGACATAGGTGTCGTCGCGCTGGTCAGCCTCGCCGTAGAGGTCCAGCTGCCAGTCGCCCAGCCCGAGCGGCCGGCCGGTCTTGCTGTCGACCGCCTCGATCGTCCAGGTGCCGGACGCGTCCTCGCCCCAGACCTGGGCCGTGGTCAGGAGCAGCGGCGGATCGGAATCGTCGTCACCTCCGCTGTCGTCACCGGTGCCGCCGGCATCCTTGCCGTCGGCCCCGTCCGAGCCCCCGTCCGGCGCACCGCCATTGGCTTGCTGCCGCGCGGCGATCGCCTCGTACTGGTCGGCGTCAAAGCCGGAGACGAGGTAGCTGGTCGTGCCCGACGGCGAGACAAGCCGGACGTCCAGCGTCTCGACATAGCGCAAGAGGGCATCCAGCTGCTCGTCGTCCGAAGCGCCGTCCGGCACGTCCGGTCCGGGCAGGTCGAGGCTCACGGTGGCCTTGGCGACGGTGAAGTCCGCGTCGTCGCCGACCGTGACCGCCATGCCGCCCTCGGCATTGCCGTTCCCCTTGCCCTCGATCCGCTGCCATTCCGGCGAGGAGGAGGGCGTCCAGGTCTCGGCCAGCCGTGTCGCCGCAGCCGCGTCGACCATGCCGAAACCGTAGTCGTGGCTGGCATGCATGCCGCCGCCGTTCCAGTTGGACGCGCCGTTGGTCTGCCAGTCCCAGGGCGTCACCAGCTTGGCAAGCTCGCCGTCCTCGGCCTTGAGGAACCACTTGTCGTATTCGTCCGTGGTCCGCGCCGCCTCCGCCGCCTCGACGCTGGACAGATACGAAGTCATCTCGTCCGAGCGATAGGCGGACAGCGCCAGGATCTCCTGGACGTCGCGCGCGGTCAGGTCCGGATTGGCCTCCAGGATCAGCGCCGCCACGCCGCTGACGGCCGGCGTCGCGAACGAGGTGCCGTCCTCCAGGCCGTAGTCGCCGCCGCCCTCGGCCGTTCCCTCGCGCACCGTGGTCTCGACGTTCTCGCCCGGAGCCGAGACGAGAACGTTCGCGCCCGGGCTGCTGAACACGCTGAACTTGCCGGTCTGGTCGACCGATGCGACCGGAATGGCATAGGGGCTGTTCTGGTCCGCCTCGAGGCTGGCGGAGAGCGTCTGCGCGCGCTCGTTGCCGGCGGCGAAGGTCACGACGCCGCCCAGGCCGTCCCTCCCCTCGGTCGCGAAGCGCTCGATCGCCGCCTGGATCGCGGGCGTGGCCGGTTCCGGCAGGTCCGGTCCCCAGGAATTGTTGGAGATGTCGGCGCCGATCGAGGTCGCCCGGTCGAACGCGGCGACGATCTCGGTGTCGTCGGCGTCGTCGTCGAGATCGTGCGCGTCGTTCTGCCCGTGGCGCAGGCTGACCAACGTCGCATCGTAGGCGACGCCCGCCGAGCCGATGGCGTTGTCGGCGACGGCGCCGATGACGCCGCCGACGCTGGTGCCGTGGCCCTCGTCGTCGTCGACATGGGCGCCGCCCGGCCGGTCATTGCCGAAATCATAGCTGTCGGCCGCATCGAAGTTCGCGGCGAGGTCGGGATGGCCGCCTTCCATGCCGTCGTCGGCGACGACCACCTTCACGCCGTCGCCCGTGTAGCCTTTCGCCCACGCCTCGCGAACCCGCATGTCGAAGCCGGGCGTCCCCGCGATCGACCCCGCATCGTCGGTGTAGGTCTGGCCGATGTTCTCAAGATGCCACGACGCCGGAAACAGAGGATCGTCGATGGGCGGCGGGTTGTTGCTGGTCGCAGTATCGCGGGCCGGGGCTGCCATCGGTTCCTCCGCATGCCGTGCACGATGCCGGAAGCGTGCGTTCTTTGATCGCAGCTTTTGTGGCGCAGCGAGCAGGTTGGATCAACCCTGGATCGTGAGGAGTGCGCGCAATCTGGGCCACGCGATCTCGTGACGCGGGAAAACGCGTTGCAAGACAGTTGTTTGAGCGGCCGTGCGCGACATGGTCATGCAACCTGGAAACGGAAAAGTTCGCGCGGCCTCGTAGGAGCCGGCACGGCGAGCGACCGCGCGGCTGTCTTGCCAAAACACATCTGGGAAGATGGCGGCAAAGCTGGAATGCTTCCGGACAGGCCGGGAGAGCCGGCGCGCGAGCGGGAGAATGAGCGATGAGCAAGCCAGTCGGGTTCGATCGGGGCCTCACCAATTACGGCGATCGTGACTTCGCGCGCTACCTCCGCCGCTCCTTCGCCCGCTCGATGGGCCTGTCGTCCGAGACGCTGGACAAGCCGGTCGTGGGCATCGCCATGACGCCTTCCGGCTTCAACAACTGCCATCGCGGCGTGCCCGACCTGGTCGAGGCCGTCAGCCGGGGCGTGCTCGCGGCGGGGGCGCTGCCGCGGCCGTTCCCGACCACGAGCCTGGGGGAGGTCTTCCTCAGCCCGACCAGCATGATGTTCCGCAACCTCATGGCCATGGACACGGAGGAAATGATCCGCGCCCAGCCGATGGACGCGGTCGTGCTGATCGGCGGCTGCGACAAGACCGTCCCGGCCCAGCTCATGGGTGCAGCCTCGGCCGACGTGCCGGCGGTCCAGCTCGTGACCGGTCCGATGATGACCGGTCGGCATCGCGGCCAGCGCCTGGGCGCCTGCACGGACTGCCGTGCCTTCTGGGCGAAGTTCCGGGCCGGCACGGTCGACCAGGCCGAGATCGAGACGGTGGAGAGCCGGTTGTCGGTCACGGCCGGCACATGCGCGGTCATGGGCACGGCCAGCACCATGGCCTGCATCGCCGAGGCGCTCGGCATGTCCCTGCCTGGAACGGCCGCGATCCCGGCCGTGCACGCCGACCGGCTGGTCGCCGCGGAAGCGACGGGAAAGGCAGCGGCCGAACTCATCGCGCGGCCGATCCGTCCATCCGAGGTGATCACGGAGAAGT
Above is a genomic segment from Geminicoccaceae bacterium SCSIO 64248 containing:
- a CDS encoding 4-hydroxythreonine-4-phosphate dehydrogenase PdxA; amino-acid sequence: MSTETRPIIALLPGDCTGIGPEQTARILHDGRMADAARLVFLGDRRVLEQGMRHAGVTVACDWIERPAAADWSRPAVPAIDLGTIDPGRFPVGRVSAESGRLTGDSLAHAIDLALAGEVEAITFAPLNKRALFDGGWRFPDEHKLFADRLGHQGYFSEMNVLDGQWMSRVTGHLSLREALDAITAETIADAIRLADRTMRRAGIARPRIAVAALNPHAGEGGLFGREEIELIRPTVEAVASTGIDCHGPFPADTIYLKAFAGAYDGVVAMYHDQGQIATKLKGFNKGVTVTAGLDTVFTTPSHGVAYDIAGKGIADTGAFEAAIRLAGRLAGR
- a CDS encoding EF-hand domain-containing protein, which produces MRNTVLAGAVLAVLATPVLAQSVLTEDEQRAAFAAADTNGDGAIDEAEFAADTITAFVGHDDDGDEVVVITELPAGVQSHAAQVDDDGDGELSFEEVRAFKLDQFQALDVNDDNVLELDEVIMEGPAQ
- a CDS encoding S8 family serine peptidase; this encodes MAAPARDTATSNNPPPIDDPLFPASWHLENIGQTYTDDAGSIAGTPGFDMRVREAWAKGYTGDGVKVVVADDGMEGGHPDLAANFDAADSYDFGNDRPGGAHVDDDEGHGTSVGGVIGAVADNAIGSAGVAYDATLVSLRHGQNDAHDLDDDADDTEIVAAFDRATSIGADISNNSWGPDLPEPATPAIQAAIERFATEGRDGLGGVVTFAAGNERAQTLSASLEADQNSPYAIPVASVDQTGKFSVFSSPGANVLVSAPGENVETTVREGTAEGGGDYGLEDGTSFATPAVSGVAALILEANPDLTARDVQEILALSAYRSDEMTSYLSSVEAAEAARTTDEYDKWFLKAEDGELAKLVTPWDWQTNGASNWNGGGMHASHDYGFGMVDAAAATRLAETWTPSSSPEWQRIEGKGNGNAEGGMAVTVGDDADFTVAKATVSLDLPGPDVPDGASDDEQLDALLRYVETLDVRLVSPSGTTSYLVSGFDADQYEAIAARQQANGGAPDGGSDGADGKDAGGTGDDSGGDDDSDPPLLLTTAQVWGEDASGTWTIEAVDSKTGRPLGLGDWQLDLYGEADQRDDTYVFTDAFGKLTADDASREGLRDLDGGNNTINASMVTADLHLDMRVGSRSEVADGELRIGQATKITDAYGGAGNDRIAGTAAGNLIDGRAGDDVIRGFQADDVLCGGDGDDTLKGDAGHDRLYGQDGDDTLYGGDGDDLVSGGDGNDILVGGEGADIFEVYGDAPGDDVVRDFEAGVDRLKFYQASAKDGSALTSFDQIVKDIVIDDRGLTVALGGGSLVIEDVARLSATDVMIA